TCGGAGAGGGAACCCTGGATCTTTCACTGCCTCGCTCGTTCCTCGCTCGGCGATGCGGGCTACACAGAATGCCCCGCGACCGGCGCGCTTGGGTCACCTTGACCCGAACGCGCCGACCTGTCTCGGGGTGCTACTTCTCGCGCCGGTAGAACGGAAGTTCCACAACCGTGAACTGTTCGGGCTTGCCGCGGAGGTCGACGTCGAGGGTGGTTCCGGGCTCGGTGCAGGCCGCGTCGACATAGGCGAGGGCGATCGGATAACCGAGGGTGGGGCTCGGAGCGCCGGAGGTGACTTCGCCGACTGCCGTGCCGTCCCTGAGGACCGGATAGTGCGAGCGCGCGGAGCGTCGGCCGGCACCCTTCAGCCCGACCAGGCGGCGGGCAGGACCGGCGGCCTTGCGGGCCTCGAGCGCGGCACGGCCCACAAAGTCCCCCTCCTTGGAGAGGGCGACGACGGGGCCCAGGCCTGCGGCGTACGGGTCCGTGTCCAGGGTCAGTTCGTTGCCGTAGAGCGGCATTCCGGCCTCGAGCCGGAGGGAGTCGCGGCAGGCCAGCCCTGCGGGAATCAGGCCCCGCCCCTCCCCGGCGGCCAGCAGCGCTGACCACAGGGCCGGCGCGGCGTCGTTGGGCACATAGATCTCGAAGCCGTCCTCGCCGGTGTAGCCGGTGCGGGCCACGAGCAGCTCCAGTGTCCGCTCCCCCGCCCGGATGCCCACCGTGGCGACGGCGTAGTACTTCATGCCCGTGACCAGGTCCTGCTGGTCGGCGGGCACCAGGGCCAGCAGGATGACTTCAGCCTCGGGGCCCTGCACGGCCACCAGCGAGGTCTCCGCGGAGACATCGTGCACGCGCACGTCAAAGCCTTCGGCGCGGGCGGCCAGTTCGGCGGCCACCACCGGTGCGTTGCCGGCGTTGGGCACCACCAGGTAGGAGTCCTCGGCGAGCCGGTAACTGATCAGATCGTCGATGATCCCGCCGTCGTCGTTGGTGATCAGCGAGTACTTGGCCCGGCCAATCTTGACGGCGGAGAGCTTGCCGGCCAGGGCGTAGTCCAGGAACGCGCCGGCGTCCGGGCCGGCAACCTCGACTTCGCCCATGTGCGAGAGGTCAAAGAGGCCGGCGGCCGTGCGGACGGCGCGGTGTTCGGCCAGCTCGGAGCTGTACTTTAGAGGCATCTGCCAGCCGCCGAAATCGGTGAAGGCAGCGCCGAGCCGTTTGTGCTCTTCAAAGAGCGCCGTGTATTTCTCAGTCATCGTCGTACCTGTGTCTCTCTAGTTTTCAAAGTCTTCGATGGGCGGGCAGGAGCAGATCAGGTTGCGGTCGCCGGCAGCGCCGTCGATCCGGCCCACCGGAGGAAAGTACTTGTCCATCCGCTGGCTCTTCATCGGGAAGGCAGCCTGTTCGCGCGGATAGGCGCGGTTCCATTCGTTCCCGGCGACGACGACGGCGGTGTGCGGGGCGTTGCGCAGCGGGCTGGACTCAAGGGAGAAGTCCCCGGCGGCGACCTGGTCGATTTCGGCGCGGATGGCGATCATGGCGTCGATGAACCGGTCAATCTCGCCCAGGTCCTCGGACTCGGTGGGTTCCACCATCAGCGTGCCGGCCACCGGGAAGGACAGTGTGGGGGCGTGGAAGCCGTAGTCCACTAAACGCTTGGCAACGTCTTCGGCGGTG
This genomic interval from Arthrobacter sp. zg-Y820 contains the following:
- the gcvT gene encoding glycine cleavage system aminomethyltransferase GcvT — its product is MTEKYTALFEEHKRLGAAFTDFGGWQMPLKYSSELAEHRAVRTAAGLFDLSHMGEVEVAGPDAGAFLDYALAGKLSAVKIGRAKYSLITNDDGGIIDDLISYRLAEDSYLVVPNAGNAPVVAAELAARAEGFDVRVHDVSAETSLVAVQGPEAEVILLALVPADQQDLVTGMKYYAVATVGIRAGERTLELLVARTGYTGEDGFEIYVPNDAAPALWSALLAAGEGRGLIPAGLACRDSLRLEAGMPLYGNELTLDTDPYAAGLGPVVALSKEGDFVGRAALEARKAAGPARRLVGLKGAGRRSARSHYPVLRDGTAVGEVTSGAPSPTLGYPIALAYVDAACTEPGTTLDVDLRGKPEQFTVVELPFYRREK